One part of the Pristis pectinata isolate sPriPec2 chromosome 17, sPriPec2.1.pri, whole genome shotgun sequence genome encodes these proteins:
- the wsb2 gene encoding WD repeat and SOCS box-containing protein 2 isoform X1, translated as MFLLMDEYIACGSEAGSLLVAKLVPNRSRELDCKSGCETWGVAFSPDGLYFAWSQGHNIVKLIPWPLESCKISRKSANRLKSDGKAKSQCGEKIIDCGQNVWGLAIGAPSSKNTCQLSANQSKRMSRVSGMILATGLSNGEIKLWEVPTAHLLFNLKGHQAVVRCFAFISNKNFMLVSASRDTTLRVWDLQQDGKLLRILDGHRQWVYCCAISPDSSKLCSVGGGKTVLLWSTTSYTILQKLEGHTGDVVSCEFSPDGALLATASYDTHVIVWDPHTGESLMKLRHCSPIAAAVDIHGGFSTGFVRAVSFSQEGLSLTSVADDGLLRIWSLELQRPVTVAPLVNGLCCTFSPHGGVLATGTRDGHVKFWTMSRILPTLQHICRNALRHVMSTQQVMLLQVPKKIKEFLVYKTF; from the exons ATGTTTTTATTGATGGACGAATATATCGCATGCGGCTCAG aagctGGGTCTCTTTTGGTTGCAAAGCTCGTACCCAACCGATCTCGTGAATTAGATTGCAAATCTGGCTGTGAAACTTGGGGTGTGGCATTTTCACCTGATGGCTTGTACTTTGCATGGTCACAAGGACACAATATCGTAAAATTGATTCCTTGGCCACTTGAAAGCTGCAAAAT AAGCCGTAAAAGTGCAAATCGTTTAAAATCGGATGGAAAAGCAAAAAGCCAGTGTGGAGAAAAGATAATCGATTGCGGTCAAAATGTGTGGGGGTTAGCAATTGGAGCACCCTCTTCTAAGAACACATGTCAGTTGTCAGCGAACCAAAGCAAGCGCATGTCTCGGGTCTCGGGAATGATCCTCGCCACAGGCCTCTCCAATGGAGAAATCAAACTGTGGGAAGTGCCTACTG CACATCTACTCTTCAATTTAAAAGGACATCAGGCTGTGGTGAGGTGTTTTGCTTTTATCTCCAACAAAAACTTCATGCTGGTTTCTGCATCACGAGACACAACTTTGCGTGTGTGGGACCTACAACAGGATG GTAAACTACTACGTATATTAGATGGCCACAGACAATGGGTCTATTGTTGTGCTATCTCCCCTGACTCGAGTAAGCTTTGCTCTGTGGGAGGAGGAAAGACT GTCCTTTTGTGGAGCACAACTTCATATACAATCCTTCAGAAATTAGAAGGACATACTGGCGATGTAGTTTCGTGTGAATTTTCCCCTGATGGAGCATTATTAGCTACTGCATCATATGACACGCACGTAATTGTGTGGGATCCGCACACTGGAGAAAGCCTGATGAAGCTGAG ACATTGTTCCCCAATTGCTGCTGCTGTGGATATCCATGGTGGTTTCAGTACTGGCTTTGTACGAGCGGTCTCCTTTTCCCAGGAGGGTCTAAGTCTTACCTCGGTGGCTGATGATGG GTTGCTGAGAATTTGGTCCTTGGAGTTACAAAGGCCAGTAACAGTTGCTCCTCTGGTCAATGGGTTGTgttgtacattctctccacatgGTGGTGTATTGGCTACAGG GACACGAGATGGGCATGTTAAATTCTGGACTATGTCTAGGATCCTGCCAACTCTACAACACATTTGTCGCAATGCTCTGCGCCACGTGATGTCAACCCAGCAGGTTATGCTCCTACAAGTGCCAAAAAAGATAAAGGAGTTTTTAGTTTATAAGACCTTTTAG
- the wsb2 gene encoding WD repeat and SOCS box-containing protein 2 isoform X2 — MRLRSRKSANRLKSDGKAKSQCGEKIIDCGQNVWGLAIGAPSSKNTCQLSANQSKRMSRVSGMILATGLSNGEIKLWEVPTAHLLFNLKGHQAVVRCFAFISNKNFMLVSASRDTTLRVWDLQQDGKLLRILDGHRQWVYCCAISPDSSKLCSVGGGKTVLLWSTTSYTILQKLEGHTGDVVSCEFSPDGALLATASYDTHVIVWDPHTGESLMKLRHCSPIAAAVDIHGGFSTGFVRAVSFSQEGLSLTSVADDGLLRIWSLELQRPVTVAPLVNGLCCTFSPHGGVLATGTRDGHVKFWTMSRILPTLQHICRNALRHVMSTQQVMLLQVPKKIKEFLVYKTF; from the exons ATGCGGCTCAG AAGCCGTAAAAGTGCAAATCGTTTAAAATCGGATGGAAAAGCAAAAAGCCAGTGTGGAGAAAAGATAATCGATTGCGGTCAAAATGTGTGGGGGTTAGCAATTGGAGCACCCTCTTCTAAGAACACATGTCAGTTGTCAGCGAACCAAAGCAAGCGCATGTCTCGGGTCTCGGGAATGATCCTCGCCACAGGCCTCTCCAATGGAGAAATCAAACTGTGGGAAGTGCCTACTG CACATCTACTCTTCAATTTAAAAGGACATCAGGCTGTGGTGAGGTGTTTTGCTTTTATCTCCAACAAAAACTTCATGCTGGTTTCTGCATCACGAGACACAACTTTGCGTGTGTGGGACCTACAACAGGATG GTAAACTACTACGTATATTAGATGGCCACAGACAATGGGTCTATTGTTGTGCTATCTCCCCTGACTCGAGTAAGCTTTGCTCTGTGGGAGGAGGAAAGACT GTCCTTTTGTGGAGCACAACTTCATATACAATCCTTCAGAAATTAGAAGGACATACTGGCGATGTAGTTTCGTGTGAATTTTCCCCTGATGGAGCATTATTAGCTACTGCATCATATGACACGCACGTAATTGTGTGGGATCCGCACACTGGAGAAAGCCTGATGAAGCTGAG ACATTGTTCCCCAATTGCTGCTGCTGTGGATATCCATGGTGGTTTCAGTACTGGCTTTGTACGAGCGGTCTCCTTTTCCCAGGAGGGTCTAAGTCTTACCTCGGTGGCTGATGATGG GTTGCTGAGAATTTGGTCCTTGGAGTTACAAAGGCCAGTAACAGTTGCTCCTCTGGTCAATGGGTTGTgttgtacattctctccacatgGTGGTGTATTGGCTACAGG GACACGAGATGGGCATGTTAAATTCTGGACTATGTCTAGGATCCTGCCAACTCTACAACACATTTGTCGCAATGCTCTGCGCCACGTGATGTCAACCCAGCAGGTTATGCTCCTACAAGTGCCAAAAAAGATAAAGGAGTTTTTAGTTTATAAGACCTTTTAG